The nucleotide sequence TGCGAGTCATTGGCGGGAACTCCGGTATTCGCGGTCGGCGATCGGACGGCAAAGCTCGCTCGCGATGCCGGCTACGCGAATGTCACTTCGGCCGGCGGCGATGTCGTCGATCTCTACGACCTCATTCGCACGCGCCTGGTGCCTCCGGCCCGAATCGTCCACCTCTCCGCGGCTGCGCCCGCAGGGGACTTGGTTGGGCAGCTTCGCCAGGTCGGGTTCGACGCCGAGAGGCGGTCCGTCTACGAAAGCGTCGACACGGAATTTGACCAGCTCAGGCCTGCTTTGGCGGCGCTGCCCTGGGTTGACGGCGTCATCATCCACTCTCCACGCGCGGGCAAGCGTGTCGCGTCCTTCCTGGCCGATCTCAGCGGTCGCTGGAACGGTGCGGCCTATTGCATTTCGGAGGCGGCGGCCGCGCCTCTAAAGGGCCTTGGCGGGGTGCGCACCGAGGTCGCTCGGCGGCCCAACGATCGTGCATTGCGGGATCTCGTCGTGGCGACGATGAACGAGGATCAGGACAAAGACCCTTCGGACAAGACGTCCACGCCAGGACAGGGCGTCGTGGTCCCGTTTCGCCGGCCCAACCTGCCTCCCGCTCCCCATCCCGACGATCCGACACCCCCGAGCGCGGCATGAACACGCATCCATCGGCGCCGCGCCCCAATGGGTGCCTGACCCAGGCCATCATCCTGCTGCTGTTTCTGGCGATGTTCTTCCTGGCCTCGGCGCTGCTCCCCGCCGGCGAGGCCCTGCCCTGACGCCTGTCAGTCGCCTGCGCCCACCTGTGCGCCGAAACGAGCCGGCAAGGTGAAGCCGAGGCCGAGCGGGTCGTCGGCATGAATTTCGAAAACCGCCGTCCCACTACAGGCGGACCGGCCGGATACGCGCGCGCGGACGGCGCCCGACACCGGAGCGTCCAATAGCTCGATCACGCTTCCGCTGAAGGGAATTCCGGTGGGGCCAAAGAAGCGGCGTTCGACGCCGGGCGCAATGAGTCCGCGCGCATGATCCCGCGCCAGCCGCGCGGTGACGCCGCTGCCGGTGGGGCTGCGGTCGATCTGGCCGTCCGCGAAGACGCAGAGATTATAGGTCGGCTCAGGCGGCGGCGCGTCGTCGGTCAGAATCGTGCCGTAGAGGAAGCCCAGATCCTCCGCCTCGGGATGGACAATGTCGAGCGCTTTTCGGGCCGCGTCGGTAAGCGCGGCCGCGGCCGCGACCAGTCGGTCGAGCGGCGTCTCGAAGAAGTCGAGTCCGAGGCGGGACGCCGGCAGCACTGCGTAGAAGGCGCCGCCATAAGCGAGATCGAACGTGACCGATCCAAGGCCGGGGACATCGAGCTGAACGTCGGTCTGGCTGAGGAAGGCAGGCACGCTGTCGAAGGCCGTGGCGGTGACTCGGCCATCTTCGACCCGGCATCGGACGTCGACCACGCCGCAGGGGAGTTCCAGCGCGAATCGGGTCTCTGGCTCCACGGCCGGCAGGCGGCCGCTCTCCACCAGCCATTGGCCGAGCGCGATCGTCGCATGGCCGCACATGGTGCTGTAGCCCTCGCCGTGGGTGAACAGGGCGGCAAAGTCGGCGCGCGGATCGCTCGGCTGGACCGGGATCACGCCATACATGCCGGCATGCCCCCGCGGCTCCAGCATCAGGGCTCGGCGAAGGTCGTCGTGGAGTCGCCGCGCCTCCTGGCGCTTGTCGAGGATCGTGGCGCCGGAAAGCTCCGGATAGCCGCCGGTGACGATGCGCACCGGCTCCCCGGCGGTGTGCATGTCGGTAACGAAAAGCCGCCTCACATCTGAGTTCATCAATCCGCTCCTTTGCCATTTCGACCTGTGGTGCGCCCGCTATTGACAGGGGTCAAGTGACGTATATCGTATTTCGTATACATTAAACGACCGCAAGATTCGGCGGGACGTGCGGGTGAAACCCCGGCGCGAACCACGGATGAAAAAGCGCGGCAAAAACATAAGGTTCTCAAGGGGAGACATCATGAAGGGTTCCAGCAAAAGACTATTTTCGTGTCGCCGCGCCTTGATGGCGACATCGTTCCTGTGCGGTGCTGCAATCGTCGCTCCGGCCGCGCTCGCGCAGGAGGCGCCGGCGCCGGCGGCGGAGCCGATTGGAGCCGCCGAAGTGGCGCCCTCGGAAGGCGCCGCGATCGTCGTCACCGGCTCGCGCTTGATCCGCAGCGATCTCGCTGCGCCGAGCCCGCTGACTGTGGTCGGCGAAAGCGACGTTAAGCTCTCGGGCAGCGTCACTCTCGAAAACACGATCAACGAATTTCCCCAGCTGTCGTCGGGCAACACGTCGAACGTCAACAATGGTGGCGGATCGGGCGTGCTGACCGCCAACCTGCGCGGCCTCGGCGCGACGCGGACACTGGTGCTGGTCAACGGCCGCCGCTTCATTCCGGCCAACTCGGACGGCCAGGTCGACCTCTCGTCCATTCCGGACGCGCTCATCAAGCGGGTCGAGATCATCACCGGCGGCGCCTCGGCGGTCTACGGCTCCGACGCGATTGCCGGTGCCATCAACTTCATCCTCGACGACAGCTTCGACGGTGTCGAAGCGAGCTACCAATATGGGCAGACCTTCCGGGACGACGGCGCCTCGCACAAGATCGACCTCACCGTCGGCTCCAACCTGGAGGATGGCCGCGGCAACGTCACCGTGTCGGGCTCCTACACGAAGCGTGATCCGATCTTTCAGTCGGGCCGCGCCTTCTCCCGCGTGCCGCTCGACACGATCAACGGTGAGCTGGTCCCCGGCGGCTCCAGTGCCATTCCCGGCACCCGCATCAGCCTCAGCAGCTCCCAGCGCGACCAGCTGGTCGGAGTGGACCTGACGCCGAGCGGTGCCTGCACCTCGATCACCGGCATCCGCTTCGGCGAGAACGGGCAGGTCCTCCCCTATTGCAACCCGGAGGACGCCTATAACTATTCGTCCTTCAACTATCTGCAGCGCCCGCTCGAGCGCTTCCAGGTGTCGACGCTCGCCCGCTACGAGATCTCAGACGCGGTCGAGCTCTATGGCGAGGCCTATTACGTCAACACTCGCAACCGCTCCCAACTCGCGCCGGCGTCGGAGACCCCGCTGACGCCGGGCGCGGGCAGCGGCACGCTGCTGATCCCCAACTACGCGACCAATTCCAGCCTGCTCCCGGCGGTTCGCGACTTCTTCACCAACAATGCCGCGATCTTCGATCCGGACGGCGACGGCACCGCCGCCGTGATCGGCGCGGGCCGCCGCTACAGCGAGGTTGGACCGCGCGAGAACGATTATGAGCGCAACGCCTTCAGCCTCACCACCGGCCTGCGCGGATCGTTCGAGATGATCGGGCGCGACTGGAATTACGACAGTTTCTTCCAGTATCAGCGCAACCGCACCGACACGCGGACGACCAACTACATCTCGCAGACCCGCCTCAGCCAGGGTCTCGACACGATCGTCGACGCCGACGGCAATATCGTCTGCCGCAACCAGACGCTGGGCTGCGTGCCGGTCAACATCTTTGGCCTCGACACCATCAGCCCGGAGGCGGCCGCCTTCATCACGCCGGTGAGGGCGAGCGACGACCGTTTCACCCGTACGATGATGGGCGGCTCGCTGAGCGGCACTCTGTTCGACCTGCCGGCCGGGCCGGTGGCGCTCGCGCTCGGCAGCGAGTATCGCAAGGATCGTTACGTCTTCAATCCGAGCCCGCTCGACATTGCGCGTGAATACGGCTCGGTGTCGCAGTCGCCGGTCGAGGGCAGCACCAACGTCTCCGAAGTGTTCGGCGAACTGCGCATCCCGATCCTCGCCGACATGGCCTTTGCCGACGAACTCGCGATCGAGGGCGCCGCGCGCTACTCCGATTATGGTGGCGACAGCAGCGCGGTGGGCGGCGTTTTCACCTGGAAGGTCGGTGCCGAATATGCGCCGGTCGACTGGATCCGCTTCCGCTCGGCGTTCAACCGAGCCATCCGCGCGCCCACCATCAATGAGCTGAAGGATCCGATCAACA is from Sphingosinicella humi and encodes:
- a CDS encoding uroporphyrinogen-III synthase, with protein sequence MNDTPARPLFLWVTRSAPFNHETAEHLQAAGHNPLKLPVLHTRPLEHDRVSADVDALVFTSPNGVRHHRFCESLAGTPVFAVGDRTAKLARDAGYANVTSAGGDVVDLYDLIRTRLVPPARIVHLSAAAPAGDLVGQLRQVGFDAERRSVYESVDTEFDQLRPALAALPWVDGVIIHSPRAGKRVASFLADLSGRWNGAAYCISEAAAAPLKGLGGVRTEVARRPNDRALRDLVVATMNEDQDKDPSDKTSTPGQGVVVPFRRPNLPPAPHPDDPTPPSAA
- a CDS encoding proline racemase family protein, with protein sequence MNSDVRRLFVTDMHTAGEPVRIVTGGYPELSGATILDKRQEARRLHDDLRRALMLEPRGHAGMYGVIPVQPSDPRADFAALFTHGEGYSTMCGHATIALGQWLVESGRLPAVEPETRFALELPCGVVDVRCRVEDGRVTATAFDSVPAFLSQTDVQLDVPGLGSVTFDLAYGGAFYAVLPASRLGLDFFETPLDRLVAAAAALTDAARKALDIVHPEAEDLGFLYGTILTDDAPPPEPTYNLCVFADGQIDRSPTGSGVTARLARDHARGLIAPGVERRFFGPTGIPFSGSVIELLDAPVSGAVRARVSGRSACSGTAVFEIHADDPLGLGFTLPARFGAQVGAGD
- a CDS encoding TonB-dependent receptor domain-containing protein; its protein translation is MKGSSKRLFSCRRALMATSFLCGAAIVAPAALAQEAPAPAAEPIGAAEVAPSEGAAIVVTGSRLIRSDLAAPSPLTVVGESDVKLSGSVTLENTINEFPQLSSGNTSNVNNGGGSGVLTANLRGLGATRTLVLVNGRRFIPANSDGQVDLSSIPDALIKRVEIITGGASAVYGSDAIAGAINFILDDSFDGVEASYQYGQTFRDDGASHKIDLTVGSNLEDGRGNVTVSGSYTKRDPIFQSGRAFSRVPLDTINGELVPGGSSAIPGTRISLSSSQRDQLVGVDLTPSGACTSITGIRFGENGQVLPYCNPEDAYNYSSFNYLQRPLERFQVSTLARYEISDAVELYGEAYYVNTRNRSQLAPASETPLTPGAGSGTLLIPNYATNSSLLPAVRDFFTNNAAIFDPDGDGTAAVIGAGRRYSEVGPRENDYERNAFSLTTGLRGSFEMIGRDWNYDSFFQYQRNRTDTRTTNYISQTRLSQGLDTIVDADGNIVCRNQTLGCVPVNIFGLDTISPEAAAFITPVRASDDRFTRTMMGGSLSGTLFDLPAGPVALALGSEYRKDRYVFNPSPLDIAREYGSVSQSPVEGSTNVSEVFGELRIPILADMAFADELAIEGAARYSDYGGDSSAVGGVFTWKVGAEYAPVDWIRFRSAFNRAIRAPTINELKDPINTGFTSGEDPCIASRNPTQAQQDLCVAQGVARADLPTFTQANVGFDARTGGNPNLTEERSKTFTVGAVISPPFIPNLNLTVDYFNVTVDDAIARINANQTLNDCFTTLDQNSATCRAINRFPNGQINFVSTQLSNIGSLKVEGVDAQVDYRMDLPFGQIGGDNATLALSAVASFLFERSTQVIADQDPLDCAGHFGGGCTGNGVFASPDFKLNLSSTYASGPLSVRLAGRMIGDMKLYPGIIAAVESAPAQWYFDAAFTAEVTEEVELFGGIDNLFDNQPPILGTAISADTNTDPSLYDVVGRRFFLGARLRF